From a single Bremerella alba genomic region:
- the coxB gene encoding cytochrome c oxidase subunit II yields MGRFWSLLFLSFPILGTAIFVWSAMGWYPLEGYWFPELVVADDSIDHLFYVILWMTGFVFIGTGIAMFWFLWKYDGKTYTGPVWYSHGSHLLEIIWSVIPAVIILFLAIYQMDAWAGARMRRPMLENGQPKPPIARVTGRQFEWKIQYPGDDKQFDTPDDLYTTNELHVPRDEEVVLEITSEDVLHSFFLPNFREKQDVVPGMKQYIWFKPVKDGKYDIVCAELCGWGHYKMKGQITVESSSDYRAWLKKAYDEQELSEYSLAEAE; encoded by the coding sequence GTGGGAAGATTCTGGAGTCTGCTTTTTCTTAGCTTCCCAATCTTGGGGACCGCCATCTTCGTATGGTCGGCCATGGGTTGGTATCCGCTGGAAGGCTATTGGTTTCCCGAACTGGTCGTCGCGGATGATAGTATCGACCACTTGTTCTACGTGATTCTATGGATGACCGGCTTCGTGTTCATCGGCACCGGGATCGCGATGTTCTGGTTCCTGTGGAAGTACGACGGAAAAACATACACTGGCCCCGTTTGGTATTCGCACGGTAGTCACCTATTGGAAATCATCTGGTCGGTGATCCCCGCCGTGATCATCCTGTTTTTGGCCATCTATCAGATGGACGCTTGGGCTGGGGCTCGGATGCGTCGTCCGATGCTGGAAAATGGCCAGCCGAAGCCGCCCATCGCTCGGGTAACCGGTCGGCAGTTCGAGTGGAAGATTCAATACCCGGGCGACGACAAGCAGTTCGACACGCCGGACGACCTGTACACAACCAACGAGCTGCACGTTCCTCGCGATGAAGAAGTGGTTCTCGAGATCACCAGCGAAGACGTGCTGCATAGCTTCTTCTTGCCGAACTTCCGCGAGAAGCAGGACGTGGTGCCAGGCATGAAGCAATACATTTGGTTCAAGCCGGTGAAAGATGGGAAGTACGACATCGTATGTGCCGAGTTGTGCGGCTGGGGACATTACAAAATGAAGGGCCAGATTACGGTCGAGTCTTCTAGCGACTATCGAGCGTGGCTCAAAAAAGCCTATGACGAACAAGAATTGTCCGAGTATTCGCTGGCTGAGGCAGAGTAA
- the purD gene encoding phosphoribosylamine--glycine ligase — protein MNVLVLGSGGREHALAWKLSQSSRVRNVFVAPGNAGTQIDAENVAIAETDFAALAEFAKRNEVGLTVVGPEAPLVAGVVDYFREQGLKIFGPNRAAAQLEGSKSFCKRTLRSADVPTADYHVFREADAAARYIKDRFPHEGEDVNVVIKADGLAAGKGVTVCDTADEALEAIDQIGRQRVFGDAGAQIIVEERLDGEEASVLAITDGKTILTLPPAQDHKPAYDDDKGPNTGGMGAYSPTPLVTPEIMQMVEEKVLVPTVHGMKRARNPFQGVLYAGLMMTNQGPKVLEYNVRFGDPECQPILMRLKSDLADILEACAVGDLESIDPPEWDTRPSVCVVMASEGYPGSYEKGKPIRGLEDAGKLEDVKVFHAGTTMNGDQVVTNGGRVLGVTAIGDTISAAKLKAYTAVKCIRWDGAWCRKDISDKALRHS, from the coding sequence ATGAACGTATTGGTCCTCGGTTCTGGCGGACGCGAACACGCGTTGGCCTGGAAATTGTCACAAAGCTCACGCGTCCGAAACGTGTTTGTTGCCCCCGGCAACGCTGGCACTCAGATCGACGCCGAGAACGTCGCGATTGCGGAAACCGATTTCGCCGCACTCGCTGAGTTCGCCAAACGCAACGAAGTCGGCCTGACCGTCGTCGGTCCCGAAGCGCCCCTGGTCGCTGGCGTGGTCGATTACTTCCGCGAGCAAGGCCTCAAGATCTTTGGCCCCAATAGAGCTGCCGCCCAGCTGGAAGGCAGCAAGTCGTTCTGCAAACGAACGCTTCGCAGCGCCGACGTCCCGACTGCCGACTACCACGTATTCCGCGAAGCTGACGCCGCGGCCCGGTACATCAAAGATCGCTTCCCCCACGAAGGGGAAGACGTCAATGTGGTGATCAAAGCCGACGGGCTGGCCGCTGGCAAAGGGGTCACCGTATGCGACACGGCCGATGAAGCGCTCGAAGCAATCGATCAAATCGGTCGCCAACGCGTCTTCGGAGATGCCGGCGCCCAGATCATCGTCGAAGAACGTCTCGACGGCGAAGAGGCCAGCGTTCTGGCGATCACCGATGGCAAGACAATTCTCACCTTGCCTCCGGCCCAAGACCACAAGCCTGCCTACGACGATGACAAAGGCCCCAACACCGGCGGCATGGGCGCTTACTCCCCTACCCCGCTGGTCACGCCAGAAATAATGCAGATGGTCGAAGAAAAGGTTTTGGTACCGACCGTGCATGGCATGAAGCGTGCCCGAAACCCGTTCCAAGGCGTTTTGTATGCCGGTCTGATGATGACCAACCAAGGTCCGAAAGTCCTGGAATACAACGTTCGCTTCGGCGACCCCGAGTGCCAGCCGATTCTCATGCGGCTAAAGTCCGATCTGGCCGATATTCTGGAAGCGTGTGCCGTTGGCGATCTTGAATCGATTGACCCGCCCGAGTGGGATACGCGTCCGTCGGTGTGCGTCGTGATGGCCTCTGAAGGCTACCCCGGCAGCTACGAAAAAGGGAAACCCATTCGCGGCCTGGAAGACGCCGGCAAGCTAGAAGACGTCAAAGTCTTTCACGCCGGTACCACCATGAACGGCGATCAGGTCGTCACCAACGGCGGCCGCGTCCTGGGTGTAACCGCGATCGGCGATACCATCTCGGCTGCCAAGCTGAAAGCGTACACCGCTGTCAAATGCATCCGCTGGGACGGTGCCTGGTGCCGCAAGGATATCTCGGACAAAGCTCTGCGTCACTCGTAA
- a CDS encoding c-type cytochrome — protein sequence MRISQAPEFGGRHWAGGLVLAALVGVIVGCSSEPAQFELNRIAMHKSEVSLGANLDETYQIDPIAKILDETFGTPDEPIVPEVPDIEEVMDLKHLKMAAGPYGSEEDGSPRGLYRQHCVHCHGITGNGAGPTAAFLKPYPRNFLAGKYKWKSTRTGSPPTHDDLHRVLVNGVPGTAMPSFALLPEDEIEALVQYVKYLSVRGELERNLLLEFSDLDTSVVKPVDKRSQEEQEYVASLTPEDLQEEREDLDEVIEELTDPEVVLEEFLAPIVEGWAYAYENVTEVPEKPESELEESIAAGRDLFFNKGGCATCHGQSGLGDGQTAEMFYDDWTDEYYDAKAPEHLDEFLALGALPPRKLDPRNLRLGNFRGGRRPVDVYWRIRNGIEGAKMPAAQQLSEEEIWHVVDYVRKGLPYDSLSQPPEHEQENVRVRN from the coding sequence ATGCGAATCAGCCAGGCCCCTGAGTTTGGCGGGCGACACTGGGCGGGAGGCCTGGTTTTGGCCGCTTTGGTGGGGGTAATCGTCGGATGCTCTTCGGAGCCAGCCCAATTCGAGCTCAACCGGATCGCGATGCACAAGTCGGAGGTCTCGCTCGGTGCGAACTTAGACGAAACGTATCAGATCGACCCGATCGCCAAGATCCTCGACGAAACGTTCGGCACGCCTGACGAGCCCATCGTCCCGGAAGTTCCCGATATCGAAGAGGTCATGGACCTCAAGCACCTGAAAATGGCCGCAGGCCCCTACGGCAGCGAAGAAGATGGCAGCCCGCGTGGACTCTATCGCCAACACTGTGTCCATTGCCACGGAATCACCGGCAACGGTGCCGGCCCCACGGCCGCGTTTTTGAAACCTTATCCGCGAAACTTTCTCGCTGGCAAATACAAGTGGAAGTCGACCCGGACCGGTTCACCTCCGACGCACGACGACCTGCATCGCGTGTTGGTGAACGGTGTCCCAGGCACGGCCATGCCGAGCTTCGCCTTGCTTCCCGAAGACGAGATTGAAGCCCTGGTGCAGTACGTGAAATACCTTTCCGTGCGAGGCGAACTCGAACGCAACTTGCTGCTCGAGTTTTCCGATCTCGACACGTCGGTAGTAAAGCCGGTCGACAAGCGTAGCCAGGAAGAACAAGAATACGTGGCCAGTCTCACGCCAGAAGATCTTCAGGAAGAGCGAGAAGACCTGGACGAGGTGATTGAAGAATTGACCGATCCGGAAGTGGTGCTTGAAGAGTTTCTCGCTCCGATTGTTGAAGGTTGGGCGTATGCCTACGAGAACGTCACCGAAGTGCCAGAGAAGCCCGAGTCAGAACTTGAGGAGTCGATCGCCGCAGGGCGAGATCTGTTCTTCAACAAGGGAGGCTGTGCGACTTGCCACGGCCAATCGGGCCTCGGCGATGGTCAGACGGCCGAGATGTTCTACGACGACTGGACCGACGAATATTACGACGCGAAAGCTCCTGAGCATTTGGACGAGTTTTTGGCCTTGGGTGCGTTGCCGCCGAGAAAGCTCGATCCGCGTAACCTGCGATTGGGCAATTTTCGCGGTGGTCGCCGACCGGTCGATGTGTACTGGCGGATTCGCAACGGCATTGAAGGGGCCAAGATGCCGGCGGCTCAGCAGCTTTCCGAGGAAGAAATTTGGCACGTCGTGGACTACGTCCGCAAAGGCTTGCCGTACGACAGCTTGAGCCAGCCTCCTGAGCACGAGCAAGAGAACGTCCGCGTCCGAAATTAG
- a CDS encoding efflux transporter outer membrane subunit, producing MVIRKSKSTSKTAVVIGKLVISAVATVAIGLSGCLVGPDHIDPGAPFQCEWIPPLPPGVSQSANDSVSWWTKFNDPVLSSLVVRTAEQNLTLGQAAERIAEARATRGIVRGGLFPDIDGIGSYTRRKTSGSGNSFGLDNFNPPPFNFWSAGFDATWEIDVFGGVRRRLQAADADVDVAIEDHNDLLVTLQGEVGGNYIQVRTLQRRIEFVERNIELQAQSLKITEDRFAAGTVSQLDVEQAKSNLYSTEAALPLLRQELELAYHRLSVLMGEPPSDLSKEITPQQRFPMLPSDIDVGLPIELIRQRPDIRSAERQLAAQAARIGVAVSELYPRFTITGTFTVDSTRFSQWFTNESIAYAAGPAARWRLLDFGRVRSDIEVQRARWRGLVFNYQNEVITAAQEVEDALSQYRYSIQRAKSLREAALAARAASEISEEQYKGGIIPFQTLLDAQRFQADLDDQATAAEGDIYLAVVSLYKALGGGWIDPFAVAPDPTAVPAGEIIAPGSVDANADGENVEDIPLDDNLIPNIPEPMDGLLPADALPPPAAGAN from the coding sequence ATGGTTATACGAAAATCAAAATCGACGAGCAAAACGGCGGTTGTCATTGGCAAGCTAGTCATTAGCGCCGTAGCGACGGTGGCCATCGGGCTTAGTGGATGCCTGGTCGGGCCAGACCATATCGATCCGGGAGCGCCGTTCCAATGCGAATGGATTCCGCCGCTTCCCCCAGGGGTAAGCCAGTCGGCCAACGACTCGGTTTCCTGGTGGACAAAGTTCAACGACCCCGTGCTGTCCAGTTTGGTGGTGCGTACGGCCGAGCAAAACTTGACCTTGGGTCAGGCCGCCGAACGCATTGCAGAAGCCCGGGCCACACGCGGCATCGTTCGTGGCGGGCTCTTCCCCGACATCGACGGTATTGGTAGCTACACGCGTCGTAAGACATCCGGCAGCGGTAATAGCTTCGGTCTCGACAACTTCAATCCACCGCCTTTTAACTTCTGGTCGGCTGGTTTTGATGCGACGTGGGAAATCGACGTCTTTGGCGGCGTGCGTCGTCGTCTTCAAGCGGCCGATGCGGATGTCGACGTGGCGATCGAAGATCACAACGATTTGCTGGTCACCCTGCAAGGCGAAGTCGGTGGTAACTACATTCAGGTTCGGACCTTGCAGCGTCGGATTGAGTTCGTCGAACGCAATATCGAACTGCAGGCTCAGTCGCTGAAAATTACCGAAGACCGATTCGCCGCCGGTACAGTGAGTCAGCTCGACGTCGAACAGGCCAAGTCCAACCTGTACAGCACCGAAGCTGCCCTTCCGCTGCTGCGTCAGGAATTGGAACTGGCCTACCATCGACTTTCGGTGCTGATGGGAGAACCGCCATCCGACCTGTCGAAGGAAATCACGCCGCAGCAGCGATTCCCCATGTTGCCTAGCGACATCGACGTCGGGCTGCCGATCGAATTGATTCGTCAACGTCCTGATATCCGTTCGGCCGAACGTCAGTTGGCAGCTCAAGCGGCTCGTATTGGTGTGGCCGTCTCGGAACTGTATCCGCGATTCACGATCACCGGAACGTTCACGGTGGACTCAACCCGGTTCAGCCAGTGGTTTACCAACGAGAGTATCGCCTATGCGGCTGGCCCGGCGGCTCGATGGCGGCTGTTAGACTTCGGTCGTGTGCGAAGCGATATCGAAGTGCAACGAGCTCGCTGGAGAGGTCTGGTCTTCAACTACCAGAACGAAGTGATCACGGCTGCTCAGGAAGTGGAAGACGCCTTGTCGCAGTACCGCTACAGCATCCAGCGAGCGAAAAGCCTGCGTGAAGCGGCTCTGGCAGCTCGTGCGGCATCGGAGATTTCCGAAGAGCAATACAAGGGCGGGATCATCCCGTTCCAAACGTTGCTCGACGCTCAGCGTTTCCAGGCCGACTTGGACGACCAGGCAACCGCTGCGGAAGGGGATATCTACCTGGCCGTGGTCTCGCTGTACAAGGCCTTGGGTGGTGGTTGGATCGATCCGTTCGCCGTCGCACCTGATCCGACGGCTGTACCAGCCGGAGAGATTATCGCGCCAGGTTCGGTGGACGCCAATGCCGATGGCGAGAATGTCGAGGACATCCCGCTAGACGATAATCTGATCCCCAACATTCCCGAGCCGATGGATGGTTTGCTGCCGGCCGACGCGTTGCCACCTCCGGCGGCTGGGGCCAACTAA
- a CDS encoding cytochrome c oxidase subunit I, whose product MSSITADGQASHAHTSSEFGVGEFLSTYVFSRDHKVIGIQFLFSTLLWFLVGGLLAIGIRWQLAWPWSDMPVIGPMLFSAEGGQISPEFYTMLFTMHATVMTFLVIIPILAGAFGNYLIPLMIGADDMAFPTLNMLSYWVMWPAFFFFGGSFFVAGNGASSGWTSYPPLSSMPEAAPGSGLAQTMWLIALTCVGISSMMGSVNYMTTIIQMRAPGMTMMRLPMTIWGMFITALLQAFALPVLTAAGFMQLTDRLFGTGFFVPEGLIVNNSEMAAGGGQPLLWQHLFWFYSHPAVYIMILPAMGMVSDILSCFARKPLFGYKPMVYAICGIAGLGFIVWGHHMFVSGMNPGLGMTFMVATMMIALPSAVKTFNWLGTIYGGKIQFTTPMLFALSFVLMFVIGGLSGIFMAATPVDIFIHDTYFIVAHFHYVLFGGTAMAVFGAIYFWFPKMFGRMMNEPLGKIHFLLTFIFMNGTFFTMHILGAVGFPRRLADPYHYETFRHLLPMNQFMTICAILMVASQIFFIVNFFYSIFFGPKAGRNPWHANGLEWQAPSPPGHGNFDFQPIVYRGPYEYGSPEVDEDYYPQTQPPNERGDTDEPATMVDH is encoded by the coding sequence ATGAGCAGCATCACCGCGGATGGGCAAGCGAGTCACGCCCACACATCAAGCGAATTCGGCGTTGGCGAATTCCTTTCCACCTATGTTTTCTCACGCGATCATAAAGTGATCGGGATTCAGTTCCTGTTTTCCACGTTGCTGTGGTTCCTGGTCGGCGGCTTGCTGGCCATTGGTATCCGCTGGCAATTGGCTTGGCCCTGGAGTGATATGCCGGTGATTGGGCCGATGCTCTTTTCAGCCGAAGGGGGACAGATTTCGCCTGAGTTCTACACCATGCTATTCACCATGCATGCCACGGTGATGACGTTTTTGGTGATCATTCCGATCCTCGCTGGTGCGTTTGGCAACTACCTGATTCCGTTGATGATTGGTGCCGACGATATGGCCTTCCCGACGCTCAACATGTTGAGCTATTGGGTGATGTGGCCGGCCTTCTTCTTCTTCGGCGGAAGTTTCTTTGTCGCTGGCAATGGAGCATCCAGCGGATGGACGAGTTACCCGCCGCTGTCCTCGATGCCGGAGGCTGCCCCTGGTAGTGGACTGGCGCAAACGATGTGGCTGATCGCGCTCACGTGCGTGGGTATCAGTTCGATGATGGGCTCGGTCAATTACATGACCACCATCATTCAAATGCGTGCTCCTGGCATGACGATGATGCGTCTGCCGATGACCATCTGGGGCATGTTTATCACGGCGCTGCTGCAAGCGTTTGCCCTGCCAGTGCTGACGGCCGCTGGTTTTATGCAATTGACCGATCGCTTGTTTGGCACAGGCTTTTTCGTGCCGGAAGGGCTGATCGTGAACAACTCGGAGATGGCCGCCGGTGGTGGTCAGCCGCTGTTGTGGCAGCACTTGTTCTGGTTTTACTCGCACCCGGCGGTGTACATTATGATTCTGCCGGCGATGGGTATGGTTTCCGATATCCTCAGCTGTTTTGCTCGCAAGCCGCTCTTTGGCTACAAGCCGATGGTGTATGCCATCTGCGGGATCGCCGGGCTGGGCTTTATCGTCTGGGGGCACCATATGTTTGTCTCTGGCATGAACCCCGGACTGGGCATGACCTTCATGGTCGCCACGATGATGATCGCGTTACCGAGCGCCGTGAAGACGTTCAATTGGCTCGGCACGATCTACGGCGGCAAGATTCAATTCACCACGCCGATGCTGTTCGCGTTGTCGTTTGTGTTGATGTTTGTGATCGGCGGTTTGTCCGGCATTTTCATGGCTGCCACGCCGGTCGATATCTTCATCCACGACACCTACTTCATTGTCGCTCACTTCCACTACGTGTTGTTTGGAGGAACGGCCATGGCCGTGTTCGGGGCGATTTACTTCTGGTTCCCCAAGATGTTCGGCCGGATGATGAACGAGCCGCTAGGCAAGATTCACTTCCTGTTGACGTTCATCTTCATGAATGGCACGTTCTTCACGATGCACATTCTGGGGGCGGTCGGTTTTCCACGCCGCTTGGCTGACCCTTACCACTACGAGACCTTTCGGCACTTGTTGCCCATGAATCAGTTCATGACGATCTGCGCAATCTTAATGGTTGCCTCGCAGATCTTTTTCATCGTGAACTTTTTCTACAGCATTTTCTTCGGCCCCAAAGCAGGCCGAAATCCTTGGCATGCCAATGGTTTGGAATGGCAAGCCCCGAGCCCTCCGGGGCATGGTAACTTCGACTTCCAGCCGATCGTCTATCGCGGTCCGTACGAGTACGGTTCGCCGGAAGTCGATGAAGACTATTACCCGCAAACGCAACCACCCAACGAGCGCGGCGACACCGACGAGCCGGCCACGATGGTGGACCACTAA
- a CDS encoding dihydroorotase — translation MLKTLIQNGRVIDPSQNIDRVTNLLIEEGRIAAIDVDPQSDMKVIDATGKLVVPGLIDLHVQIREPGFEEDETIESATYAALAGGFTSIAAISETNPPVDSAAAVIYLGRQASEADHCNVFPVACVSSGRQGEEMAEIGILHNAGAIAFSDGQRPVSNPELLRRALEYTLMFGRPVLNRPEMVELSRDGVMHDGSVSTVLGLAPMPAEAEDVMAARDIRICEATGGKLHLLAISCSGTVDILRRAKVRSVGVTASICAYQFALTDDAMRGFHTSLKLNPPLRSRDHIDACIAGLKDGTIDVITSGHAPRSSEKKMCAITEAPFGMVGLETALGLISTHLIHTGHVDWPTVIRAMSTNVAQVLGVEKGTLQPGADADVTLIDPDARWTVDTSSFRSKSFNSPFGGVELTGRAVETIVGGVTKFRYDGN, via the coding sequence ATGCTGAAAACGCTGATTCAAAACGGACGGGTGATCGACCCCAGCCAGAATATCGACCGCGTTACCAACTTGCTGATCGAAGAGGGACGCATTGCCGCAATCGACGTCGATCCCCAGTCCGACATGAAGGTGATTGACGCCACCGGCAAGCTGGTCGTCCCGGGGCTGATCGATCTGCACGTGCAGATTCGTGAGCCAGGTTTCGAGGAAGACGAAACGATCGAGTCGGCCACCTATGCGGCACTCGCCGGCGGATTCACGTCGATCGCGGCCATTTCAGAGACCAATCCGCCGGTCGATAGTGCGGCTGCGGTGATCTATCTCGGTCGCCAGGCATCGGAAGCCGATCACTGCAACGTCTTTCCCGTCGCGTGCGTCAGCAGTGGACGCCAAGGGGAAGAGATGGCCGAGATCGGCATTTTGCACAATGCCGGAGCGATTGCGTTCAGCGATGGTCAGCGGCCCGTTTCCAATCCGGAACTGCTTCGCAGGGCCTTGGAATACACGCTCATGTTTGGTCGCCCGGTGCTCAATCGGCCCGAGATGGTCGAACTTTCGCGCGACGGCGTGATGCACGATGGTTCGGTAAGTACCGTGCTGGGGCTCGCCCCGATGCCGGCCGAGGCCGAAGATGTGATGGCGGCCCGCGACATTCGCATATGTGAAGCAACCGGCGGGAAACTGCACTTGCTGGCCATTTCGTGCAGCGGAACGGTCGACATCTTGCGCCGGGCGAAGGTCCGTAGCGTGGGGGTAACGGCCAGTATCTGTGCGTATCAGTTCGCGTTGACCGACGACGCTATGCGCGGCTTTCACACCAGCTTGAAGCTCAACCCGCCGTTGCGTTCGCGTGATCATATCGATGCGTGTATCGCCGGCCTGAAAGATGGCACGATCGATGTCATCACCAGCGGACACGCTCCGCGATCTTCCGAGAAGAAAATGTGTGCCATCACGGAAGCCCCCTTTGGCATGGTCGGACTGGAAACGGCCTTGGGGCTGATTAGCACGCACCTGATACATACGGGGCATGTGGACTGGCCGACGGTCATTCGGGCCATGTCCACCAATGTCGCCCAGGTGTTGGGCGTGGAAAAAGGAACCCTGCAGCCCGGTGCCGATGCCGATGTGACCCTGATCGACCCCGACGCCAGGTGGACGGTCGACACGTCCAGCTTTCGCTCGAAGAGCTTCAATTCGCCCTTTGGTGGCGTTGAACTGACCGGGCGTGCCGTAGAAACGATCGTAGGCGGCGTGACCAAGTTTCGCTACGATGGAAACTAA
- a CDS encoding cupredoxin domain-containing protein, which yields MGLTKVAILTLTVLGMFAQDLLAQQWGTVTGRFIVKGKVAAQPGPLAIPANVAQFCGNQVPNPALQVGPKNELQNVALWLYLDRGQQAPKPHPMYAPLKQKAVEISNNGCLYVPHMAMVRPGQTVDFINFDPVPHNFKVEGFANPGINFLVPVAAKQAHVFADEERYPMNASCAIHPWMAGKIVIRESPYMAVSDEKGKFTIENLPVGTHKFQIWHEIPGNIKEMNLGGKAVKDRKGVVEIDVKPGQNDLGDIVIDADLLK from the coding sequence ATGGGATTGACCAAGGTTGCCATTTTGACGCTGACGGTCCTGGGCATGTTTGCCCAGGACTTGCTCGCACAGCAGTGGGGAACAGTCACTGGTCGTTTCATCGTAAAAGGGAAGGTGGCAGCCCAACCGGGGCCGTTGGCGATACCTGCGAACGTGGCCCAATTTTGTGGGAATCAAGTTCCCAATCCGGCCCTGCAGGTCGGTCCGAAAAACGAACTGCAAAATGTGGCTTTGTGGTTGTACTTGGATCGCGGTCAGCAAGCGCCCAAGCCGCATCCGATGTACGCTCCACTGAAGCAAAAGGCGGTCGAGATCTCCAACAACGGATGTCTCTATGTGCCGCACATGGCGATGGTACGTCCCGGACAAACGGTCGACTTTATCAACTTTGATCCAGTGCCACATAACTTTAAGGTCGAAGGCTTCGCGAACCCCGGCATCAATTTTCTGGTTCCGGTGGCCGCTAAGCAGGCTCACGTTTTTGCCGATGAAGAACGTTATCCGATGAACGCCAGTTGTGCGATTCATCCTTGGATGGCCGGGAAGATTGTCATTCGAGAGTCTCCCTACATGGCGGTCTCGGATGAAAAGGGTAAATTTACCATCGAGAATTTGCCGGTCGGAACACACAAGTTTCAAATCTGGCACGAAATCCCCGGGAACATCAAAGAAATGAACCTGGGCGGCAAGGCGGTGAAAGACCGCAAAGGGGTCGTCGAAATCGATGTCAAACCAGGGCAAAACGACCTGGGCGATATTGTGATCGACGCCGACTTGTTGAAATAA
- a CDS encoding aspartate carbamoyltransferase catalytic subunit, protein METPGFLEPFVGRWTKRHLLDLESLTSDEITLLLDVAQAFKESTQDCRHKLPLLTGHTSVNLFFEDSTRTRTSFSLAARRLGADVIEFSASSSSLSKGETLLDTAKTIQSMCIDTLVCRHRAPGIPQMLAENMDVSVINAGDGPHEHPTQGLLDILTIRQHRGDLSGKTVAMVGDIAHSRTARSNIWGLQKLGAHVIVCGPSTLVSRRWEEFGVEVSHDLDTILPRCDVLNLLRIQFERQYTRPFPSVREYALLYAMDQKRMQRAKPDILIMAPGPINRGVEITPEVADGEHSVILHQVNNGLAVRMAAMWLLGAGRAR, encoded by the coding sequence ATGGAGACGCCTGGTTTTCTCGAGCCCTTCGTAGGCCGCTGGACAAAGCGGCATCTGCTCGATTTGGAAAGTTTAACGTCAGACGAAATCACACTTCTTCTCGACGTTGCTCAAGCGTTCAAAGAATCTACCCAAGATTGCCGCCACAAGTTGCCGCTGCTTACCGGCCACACGAGCGTCAATCTATTCTTTGAAGACTCGACACGCACGCGGACCAGCTTTTCGCTGGCTGCCCGACGTCTGGGAGCCGATGTCATCGAGTTCTCGGCATCCAGCAGTAGTCTCTCGAAGGGAGAAACGCTGCTCGACACGGCCAAGACAATCCAATCGATGTGCATTGATACGCTCGTCTGTCGGCACAGGGCTCCTGGCATTCCGCAGATGCTGGCCGAGAACATGGACGTTTCGGTGATCAACGCTGGCGATGGCCCTCACGAGCACCCCACCCAAGGTTTGCTCGATATCTTGACCATTCGTCAGCATCGCGGTGACTTAAGCGGCAAGACGGTCGCCATGGTGGGGGATATCGCCCATAGCCGGACCGCCCGATCGAACATCTGGGGACTGCAAAAGCTAGGGGCGCATGTGATCGTGTGCGGTCCGTCGACGCTCGTTTCTCGCCGGTGGGAAGAATTCGGTGTGGAAGTCTCGCACGATCTCGATACCATTCTGCCTCGCTGCGACGTCTTGAATCTGCTGCGGATCCAGTTCGAGCGTCAATACACGCGTCCCTTTCCCTCGGTTCGCGAGTACGCACTGCTTTATGCGATGGATCAAAAACGCATGCAGCGGGCCAAGCCAGACATCTTGATTATGGCCCCTGGGCCGATTAACCGCGGTGTCGAGATCACTCCGGAAGTGGCCGACGGCGAACACTCGGTGATCCTGCATCAGGTAAATAATGGTTTAGCCGTTCGTATGGCAGCGATGTGGCTGCTCGGCGCTGGCCGTGCCCGTTGA
- a CDS encoding NYN domain-containing protein, translating into MPVIIDGYNLLYAAGLVGSVDGEGSFEGERRALLDALLAVIDPKELTQTVVVFDSAKAPPGLPRVYNHQQITVRFASGYADADAMIEELIQQHHAPKRLTVVSSDHRVQRAARRRKAKAIDSDSWFRLMRQTRARRRVEEAKQPPLPKRPTAPAIPESEVSEWVEFFGKIDVDALAPQEEPPPKPTASGPAFEPKTPPGKQSPAKSKKAEKPAPNVFSADYLKKIAEEFFGES; encoded by the coding sequence ATGCCGGTCATCATTGATGGATACAACCTGCTATACGCGGCTGGGCTCGTCGGTTCCGTCGATGGCGAAGGTTCTTTTGAGGGAGAACGCCGGGCTCTGCTGGATGCCTTGTTGGCGGTGATCGATCCGAAGGAGCTAACGCAAACGGTCGTGGTCTTCGATTCAGCCAAAGCCCCACCCGGGTTGCCGCGTGTCTACAACCACCAGCAGATCACCGTTCGATTTGCCAGCGGCTATGCGGATGCCGATGCAATGATCGAAGAGTTGATCCAACAGCATCATGCACCCAAACGCCTGACGGTTGTTTCTAGCGATCATCGTGTGCAGCGAGCGGCCCGTCGGCGCAAAGCCAAAGCGATCGATAGCGATAGCTGGTTCCGCTTGATGCGGCAAACGCGTGCTCGGCGTCGCGTTGAAGAAGCCAAGCAGCCGCCCCTTCCCAAACGGCCGACAGCCCCGGCAATTCCCGAATCCGAGGTCAGCGAGTGGGTCGAGTTCTTCGGCAAGATCGACGTCGATGCGTTGGCTCCTCAGGAAGAGCCACCACCGAAGCCAACCGCATCCGGGCCAGCGTTTGAGCCGAAGACGCCGCCTGGCAAGCAAAGCCCGGCCAAGTCCAAAAAGGCGGAAAAGCCAGCACCGAATGTCTTTTCGGCAGACTATTTGAAGAAGATCGCCGAAGAATTCTTTGGCGAGTCGTAG